The stretch of DNA TAGATAGCATCTCCCCTTTGGAGGGATCTATTGCCGAGAACTTTTATTTGAATCACCGTGTTGTTGCCGCAAGTTGAGCAAAGAAACTGCTACATGATTTTGCGAATTATTGATGGAATTATCGGGAATTTTCTTTTTGAGTCTGCGGACAAATTCGCGAATAACATCTGATTGAGTTCGTTCCACTTGCATGCAATACTGCCTAAGTATTTCTAATTCTTCATCGGAAAGCCTAACAAACAGTCCTTTTTTCATGATCTTGTGTTATCAAAATGATATACATTTATATTGGGTTGCTATTAGTACGGTCTCCACCAACGAAAACTCAGCTAACAATATTTGCCAGCTGCGTTGATGTGTTCTATCGCTAGTATAAATAGTGACTGACATGGTAGGGGCTGAACTATTAGCAAAACATAATGTGCTTTTTGTGTATATGCCTCTGTATTAATTCGCAGGTTGCAGTCAAATTCATGACAATAATCAAAATTGTTGAGATGAAGACACTATCTGAACAATAACGAAAAGTTATCCCCTGAGTATATTGCAATCTTGATTTGAATTTCTGTACGGAACCCAACCGAGACAAAATTCAGTACAAGAATCAATTTTCTCAAAGATCGAGCCATTGGCAGCGATAAGTGTATAACTTGGGATTTCACTATTTGCAAGTGCGATCGCAGTAATTGAAGTCCTTCTACACATACCAAGCCTTTGCTTTCCCCGTTCGGCAAAGCTGTTGCCTAAGCTTAAGCGGTCAAGTGCTTTGCGGTATTTGCGCAGGAGTCAATACGGTTAGGACATGGTAGAGAAACCCAGAATTATTATTCTAATCTCGCTCTCTGACCCATAACCCCTGCTATGTACCGCAGCACGACAACCAAATTGCCAGCAGAGGTTTTATTTCCGAATCACACAACTTGTTGAGTCAAGAGGATTGAAGAGGGTTATGAGTGCCAAGTGGTCAGTCAAGACACAATTACCAGTTCATTACACTGTATTTGAGAGTTTCGACCTGTTCAATCCTGAAAACAACGCACTGTTGTTCGACGGGCAGAATTCAAGCCTACAGTCTTTGCGTCGGGTCGTTGTTGTAGATGACTATGTCGAACGGCTTCATGGAGAACGCATTCACCAGTATTTTCAATATCACGAAATTGAATATCGTCTTTTATCACTTTCTGTATCTGAAGACAATAAGTCGATGGATACAGTTTTTCAAGTTGTTGAAGAACTAAATGCGTTTGAAGTTTCGCGGCGTTCAGAACCTGTCATTGCGATCGGCGGTGGCGTTTTAATGGATATTGTTGGCTTAGCGGCAAACCTTTTCCGACGGGGTATTCCCTACATTCGGGTTCCGACAACATTGTTAGGCGTTGTCGATGCAGCGATTGGTGCCAAAACAGCGGTAAATTTCCAAGGTCATAAAAACCGGATCGGTACATTTTATCCGCCACTCGCCGCTATCCTGGATACAACGCTGTTACAAACATTAAGCGACAGACAAATTAGTAACGGTATTGCAGAGATTCTCAAAATTGCACTTGTTAAAGATGCAGAATTATTTGAGCTATTAGAAAAACATGGCGCAGCCATGCTGAGCAGCAAGTGCCAAAATCCCGAAGCCGTACCTATTATTCGGCGATCGGTGCAAGGAATGTTAGAAGATCTAGAGTCAAATCTTTGGGAGGAAAAACTCGAAAGACTTGTAGACTACGGTCATACCTTCTGTCCAACGCTAGAGCTAAAAGCAGTCCCAAAACTTTTACACGGGGAAGCTGTTGCAGTGGATATGGCAATTTCTGTAATGCTTGCCTATCAAAGAAGTCTAGTAACTTATCAAGAAGTCGAGCGCGTTTATAACTTTATGCGCAGCGTGCGGTTGCCGTTACTGCATCCGATTTGTACGCCTGAACTGCTATACGCAGCATTGCAAAGTACTACAAAACACCGTAACGGATTGCAGCGCTTTCCGTTAACCGTAGGAATTGGTGCAGCACAATTTTTCCACGATATTACTTACGAGGAAATTAAAACAGCCGTAAAAGCGATCGCGCAATTAGAACCGGACGCAGCGAGGCAAACTTCACCGGACACTTTGCTCAACGGAGGAGACCCCTGCACGCAAGTGTCCTCTTTGTAACTCGGATCAACTTTATCGCTTTTATTGCCAAAAACATGACTACAGTCAACGAGACGATCGAATACAACGAGCAACTGAGCCAATATATTCGCAACTTGTTTGTTGTTGAAGATGAAACCTTACAACAAATTCGCGATCGCCCACCCAAAGAGGGCTTACCTCCCCACGATATCAATCCAGAGGAAGGGCGCTTTCTGCAACTACTCGTCCGTGCCAGCAATGCCAAATCCGCAGTCGAATTTGGTACACTCGTCGGCTATAGCAGCATTTGGATCGCCCGCGGCTTAGCACCAGGAGGTAAACTATTTACCTTCGAAAAAGAACCGATGTGCGTAGATATTGCGAAAGAGAATTTTGCCAAAGCTAATGTGGCGCACCAAATAGAAATTCTTTGTGGCGACGCGCACGCATTAGTTGATTCTATTGCTAGTCAAGGACCTTTTGATTTCGTATTCATCGATGCGGAAAAAACGGGCTACATTGATTACTTTGATTGGGCGTTAGAAAATACTCGTTCTGGTGGGTTGATCGTTGCTCATAACGTATTCCTCCACCGCACTATCTTGGATGCGGATACAACCGATGAAGGAGTCAAAGCGATGCAAATGTTCCACAAACACGTTGCTACTTCTAACCGTGTCATGAGTACCGTATTTCCGGCTGGAGATGGAACGCTTGTTGCGGTAACTGCCTAAATTCGTTTTCTAAGGCGCGTAATCATGAAATCACGACAAACTCCCCGCGAGCGAACTTTTGCTTTGCTCAAAAGCCTTGGAACTCTGAGTTTACTTTTATTGGCTTTTCCCTTTTCTTTGAGCGCTGTTGTTGGCGCGCTGCTATGGAGTTCGCTCGCCAGCTTATTTCAAAAGCGCCGCGTGCAGGCGGAACCCAAACGGATTTTACTGACTGGTGCCAAGATGACAAAGTGCTTAACATTGGCGCGATCGTTTCACGCGGCTGGGCATCAGGTTGTCATGGTAGAGACCCACAAGTACTGGTTGTCGGGCAATCGGTTTTCTAACTGCGTAGAAGCATTCTACACCGTGCCTGCACCACAACACGACGCTGAAGGCTACATTCAAGGGCTGTTGAACATTGTCAAGCAAGAAAAAATTGATATGTTCATTCCCGTATCTAGCCCAGTTGCTAGCTACTACGACTCCTTGGCAAAACCCGCACTATCGCCTTATTGTGAGGTATTTGCTTTTGACGCTGAAACGACCAAGTTGCTAGACAACAAGTTTACTTTCAACCAAAAAGCGCATTCTGTCGGGTTGTCTGCACCGAAAACCTTCTTGATTACAAATCCAGAACAAGTCCTTAACTTCGACTTCGCCGCTGACGGTAGCCAGTATATTCTCAAAAGTATTGCTTACGACTCAATTAACCGCTTAGCATTGCTCAAGTTGCCTTGCGCGCCCCAAAAAATGGCAGAGTACGTTCGCAGTTTGCCAATCAGCGAGGAAAATCCCTGGATTATGCAGGAATTTCTCAAAGGGCAAGAGTACTGTACTCATGCTGTCGTTCGAGATGGAAAGTTACTGCTTTACGCATGTTCCAAATCTTGCGACTTTTTAGTCAACTACGAACACGACTACAATCCAGCGATTCTCGATTGGGTGACGCGCTTTGTTAAAGAACTTAACCTGACAGGGCAAATTTGCTTGGACTTCATTCAAGCAGAAGATGGCACGGTGTATCCAATTGAGTGCAATCCGCGAACGAGTACTTGTATTACGATGTTCCATGACCAGCCGAAGGTAGTAGCGGATGCTTACCTCAGCAGTGGTGCGCAAGCATCAAAAGAACCTGTGCAGCCATTACCTGATAGTAAACCAACTTATTGGACATTTCACGAGCTTTGGCGATTACTGACAAAAGTCAAATCTTGGAAAGATCTACAGTATCGGCTCGGTATTATTTTCAATGGCGTAGATCCAGTTTTTCATCCCCGCGATCCTCTGCCATTTCTGGGAGTCAATCACTGGCAAATTCCTTTACTCATTCTCAACAATGTACGTCAACTAAAAGGTTGGGAACGCATCGACTTTAACATTGGCAAGCTGGTGCAGTTGGGAGGCGATTGATTCATCAAGAAAAAACTAGCAGCTTGTTGAGTAGATATCTTAGCTACCTTTCAAGTATCGAACCTACGCAAGAACCTTCTATTACCTTTGTGTTCTTTGTGGTTCTTTCATAATTTTGCCTAAATCCTGAAATATATTTAATTCCTAGCGGAGTTTCAATGACAACAACACTTACTCACAAAACCAATAACATGGAAGCCAAAAAGAAAGTCTTTGGCATGATTCAAGCTTTCTGGGAAAGCCAATGTTTATACGTAGCCACGCGCTTAGATATTTTTAATATATTGTCCGAAGGTCCGCAAAATATTGAAACTCTAGCAGAAAAAACTGCAACCAAAGCAGACAAACTCTACGTTATTCTGCGTGCTTTAGGGCACTTAGGTGTTTTAGAAGAACAGCCAGGAAGAATTTTTGCTGCTACTGAAGTGTCCGATCTGCTTGTGACAAATGCGGGACCTTCGATTGGGCATTTTGCAATGCATATTATAGAACCAGCACAGTGGGACGCTTGGAAGGAGTTAGAAACGTGTTTGCACACCGGTGAAGTGCCGTTTGAGCGTGCTAATGGCAAGACAGTTTACGAGTTCACGCGAGATGAAGAATGGAGTGGCGATGTTTTTATCAAAGCCATGAGTTTTTTAACCGATCATGCGGTTGATGCTTTGCTCGATGTTTTTGACTTTAGCCGCTTTGGTACAGTAATGGATGTCGGTGGCGGTCAAGGTGGACTCATTGCTAAAATTGTCAAGCGCTATGGCTGTAAAGGTATCTTGTTTGACTTGCCGTATGTGACAGAGACAGCACCCGCATATATTGAAAAGCAAGGCGTTGCGGCTGATGCTATCCAAATCGTCACAGGGGATGTTTTTCAAGGGTTGCCAACTGGGGCGGATGCAATCGTAATGAAGTATTTTCTGTCTTCATGGAAAGATGAGGATGCGCTGAAAATATTAAGTCATTGTCGAGAAGCACTGCCAAAACACGGCAAGGTCGTTTTATTACAATGTCTTGTTCCCGATTTGGGCGAGCCAACAGTTTGTCCTGATGGTATTATTCCATCACTGTTTGCAACCCAAATTATGGTGGCAGTTCCTGGCGGTGCATGGCGCACTCAAAAGGAATATGAACGCTTGTTTACAGCGAGTGGTTTTCAACTAGAGAACGTCGTACATACGGGAACGAATCTCTCAGCACTTGAATTTGGTTTAGTTGATTAAATCTTTTGCATGAATCGTCGATGCTTTCCGACTTTCTTCGGGGCTGCATAAATGAAGTGTGACGAGCACGCACCAAGATAAGAGTTTGATGAGTAAAGTCCACCTCCGCGGACTTTGTTTGTCTAAGCGAACTATATCGCAGTCGCATTCCATGCAAGTAGGGGTAGGGTAGGTAAGATGCCTACCCATAAGTCTATTTATCCTATTCACTACAAACAAGCATCTGAGATTGCTCTAGATCGACGACAAGTTGTTGCCACTTTAGCCCAGCTAAGTTATCGCGGACTAGATGCGCGTGACCAACACGTTCAACAGGACCAAGTCCCAAAACCCACATCCCGGCAGCTAACCCGGCTGCAACTCCCGAACTCGCGTCTTCCACAACGAGGCATTCGTGCGGCTGCAAGCCTAACTGTTGGGCTGCGTACAGAAAGACATCGGGGGCTGGTTTATGATGTTCAACACTGTAACCGTCGGCGATCGCATTTAAGCGTTCCGCAATTCCTAAGCGCTGACAAACAAGGCGGGCGTTTTTACTCGATGAACCGATCGCAACTTTAATATCTGCTGCTTGCAATTCATCTAATAATTCAAGTGCCCCTGGTAGTAAATCGGCTGGCGTGAGATTTTGAATTAACTGCTCGTAGTAGCTGTTTTTCCTTACCATCATCTCTTGCAGTTCGGCTTCACTCGCGGTGCGATCGCCCAACAGGTGTAGCAGTGAATCGCGGCGCGACAATCCGCGCATTTGCTCGTTAGCTTGACGATCGAAAGTAATCCCGATTTCATCGGCGAGTTGCTTCCAGGCTAAGTAATGATACTCTGACGTGTCTGTTAAAACACCATCTAAATCAAAGATGACACCGCGCAACGGAGTTATAGGACAGCGATCGCTAAGTGTGCGATTGGGTTTGAACCGGACATTTGGCAGTAAGGGGGAGACTCCCGCACGCAACTGTCCTCCTTGAGTTAATTCCTCAGAATACACTCCTGAGGCTTCCGGTTTGTCTGTTGTCATAAGTACGGCATTGGATGTGATGTCAAACTTGTACCACTGTTGTCGCCATTGCAGCTTAAACTGCAAACGCGTCCAGTGAGATGGTAAATGCGATCGCTCAACAACAGGACCTGCTTCTGTGAAACGCACACCAGCAAAACCAGCAACAACTGCTTGCCATACGCCACCCGCTGAAGCTGCATGAACGCCTTCCGCTGCATTACCGCGCACATCTTTGATATCTACTAGCGCTGCTCGCATAAAATGTTCGTAAGCAGCCGCCGGATCGTCTAATTCACACGCCAAAATTGCATGAATCGCAGGTCCTAACGAAGAACCGTAGGTGTGATCGGTGCGGGGAGTATAGTAATTCCAGTTGGCTTGTAATAGCTGACGTCGCTGTTGGGCGCTCATCTCAGTTTTCAATGGCTGATCTCGTAGCAGGTATAGCAGCATCAATACATCGGGCTGTTTGAGAATTTGCTTTTCATTTGTCCCTTCAACGCCGAGAATCGCCTGCATTGACTGCGTACGCCACTGATAATCTGTCCAATCGATATCTTCTAAGTCAAAGAAGCCTTCAAATTGCTCGATAACTTTTGTATCTGTCGGTTGAGCCACAAACATATGTCGGATAATATGCGACCAGCGCTTGATTCGTTCCGGTCGGATATCTAACTTGTGTGCTAACTCTGTTGCGCGTTCTGGATAGTGCTGCTGTAACCAGTCATATACCGTTAACGCAATTTCCAAATGCCACTGCGCCATGCGGTTGGTAAATGTGTTATTGTCAACGCGCTCGTGGTTTTCATCAGGGCCAATGACATCGCGAATCTCATAACACTGGCGATCGCTGTTCCATTCGACGCGGCTACCCCAAAATACTGCAGTATCGAGGATAATTTCGGCTCCCTCGCGCTGCATCCA from Chroococcidiopsis sp. TS-821 encodes:
- a CDS encoding sedoheptulose 7-phosphate cyclase, with product MSAKWSVKTQLPVHYTVFESFDLFNPENNALLFDGQNSSLQSLRRVVVVDDYVERLHGERIHQYFQYHEIEYRLLSLSVSEDNKSMDTVFQVVEELNAFEVSRRSEPVIAIGGGVLMDIVGLAANLFRRGIPYIRVPTTLLGVVDAAIGAKTAVNFQGHKNRIGTFYPPLAAILDTTLLQTLSDRQISNGIAEILKIALVKDAELFELLEKHGAAMLSSKCQNPEAVPIIRRSVQGMLEDLESNLWEEKLERLVDYGHTFCPTLELKAVPKLLHGEAVAVDMAISVMLAYQRSLVTYQEVERVYNFMRSVRLPLLHPICTPELLYAALQSTTKHRNGLQRFPLTVGIGAAQFFHDITYEEIKTAVKAIAQLEPDAARQTSPDTLLNGGDPCTQVSSL
- the pgmB gene encoding beta-phosphoglucomutase produces the protein MDYSGWKIFETQFDPAELHHKETLFTLGNGYLGTRGSFEEGYPNASAATLINGVYDDVPVMHTELVNCPDWLPLTVYIGSDRFCLNQGELLEYQRQLDLRWGIVSRDVLWRSPSGHTVKFHFERIISMADDRVLVLHCQITPIDFTGAIALEASINGNVDNHGVKHWDWLAQGSSNNQAWLHQRCSHSGIELAMAFQLACSEATSVQFTGNPGTPTLTTSFQAQPGKTVTLEKIVTVFTSLDVEQPVAAAQERLASLPSYSTLLAAHGAVWDELWQDCDITITGDPTAQVAVRYNLFQLLAAAPRHNNRVSIPAKTLSGFAYRGHVFWDTEVFIVPFFTFTQPQIARNLLSYRYHTLEGARRKAQAAGYEGAMFAWESANTGDEVTPRWVFGPDGEPVRIWCGDIEVHINTDIAYAVWQYWQATRDDDWMQREGAEIILDTAVFWGSRVEWNSDRQCYEIRDVIGPDENHERVDNNTFTNRMAQWHLEIALTVYDWLQQHYPERATELAHKLDIRPERIKRWSHIIRHMFVAQPTDTKVIEQFEGFFDLEDIDWTDYQWRTQSMQAILGVEGTNEKQILKQPDVLMLLYLLRDQPLKTEMSAQQRRQLLQANWNYYTPRTDHTYGSSLGPAIHAILACELDDPAAAYEHFMRAALVDIKDVRGNAAEGVHAASAGGVWQAVVAGFAGVRFTEAGPVVERSHLPSHWTRLQFKLQWRQQWYKFDITSNAVLMTTDKPEASGVYSEELTQGGQLRAGVSPLLPNVRFKPNRTLSDRCPITPLRGVIFDLDGVLTDTSEYHYLAWKQLADEIGITFDRQANEQMRGLSRRDSLLHLLGDRTASEAELQEMMVRKNSYYEQLIQNLTPADLLPGALELLDELQAADIKVAIGSSSKNARLVCQRLGIAERLNAIADGYSVEHHKPAPDVFLYAAQQLGLQPHECLVVEDASSGVAAGLAAGMWVLGLGPVERVGHAHLVRDNLAGLKWQQLVVDLEQSQMLVCSE
- a CDS encoding ATP-grasp domain-containing protein codes for the protein MKSRQTPRERTFALLKSLGTLSLLLLAFPFSLSAVVGALLWSSLASLFQKRRVQAEPKRILLTGAKMTKCLTLARSFHAAGHQVVMVETHKYWLSGNRFSNCVEAFYTVPAPQHDAEGYIQGLLNIVKQEKIDMFIPVSSPVASYYDSLAKPALSPYCEVFAFDAETTKLLDNKFTFNQKAHSVGLSAPKTFLITNPEQVLNFDFAADGSQYILKSIAYDSINRLALLKLPCAPQKMAEYVRSLPISEENPWIMQEFLKGQEYCTHAVVRDGKLLLYACSKSCDFLVNYEHDYNPAILDWVTRFVKELNLTGQICLDFIQAEDGTVYPIECNPRTSTCITMFHDQPKVVADAYLSSGAQASKEPVQPLPDSKPTYWTFHELWRLLTKVKSWKDLQYRLGIIFNGVDPVFHPRDPLPFLGVNHWQIPLLILNNVRQLKGWERIDFNIGKLVQLGGD
- a CDS encoding O-methyltransferase, coding for MTTVNETIEYNEQLSQYIRNLFVVEDETLQQIRDRPPKEGLPPHDINPEEGRFLQLLVRASNAKSAVEFGTLVGYSSIWIARGLAPGGKLFTFEKEPMCVDIAKENFAKANVAHQIEILCGDAHALVDSIASQGPFDFVFIDAEKTGYIDYFDWALENTRSGGLIVAHNVFLHRTILDADTTDEGVKAMQMFHKHVATSNRVMSTVFPAGDGTLVAVTA
- a CDS encoding methyltransferase, producing the protein MTTTLTHKTNNMEAKKKVFGMIQAFWESQCLYVATRLDIFNILSEGPQNIETLAEKTATKADKLYVILRALGHLGVLEEQPGRIFAATEVSDLLVTNAGPSIGHFAMHIIEPAQWDAWKELETCLHTGEVPFERANGKTVYEFTRDEEWSGDVFIKAMSFLTDHAVDALLDVFDFSRFGTVMDVGGGQGGLIAKIVKRYGCKGILFDLPYVTETAPAYIEKQGVAADAIQIVTGDVFQGLPTGADAIVMKYFLSSWKDEDALKILSHCREALPKHGKVVLLQCLVPDLGEPTVCPDGIIPSLFATQIMVAVPGGAWRTQKEYERLFTASGFQLENVVHTGTNLSALEFGLVD